In one window of Posidoniimonas corsicana DNA:
- the argS gene encoding arginine--tRNA ligase, producing MNLLREIRTRFSTALKPLADDPAPLLELILPSKDAKFGDYQANCAMPLAKQLGRKPREVADEIIGRLDLSDMCDPPEVAGPGFINLRVKDAYLLEQLAAASRDAERLGVEQTDAPRTIVLDFSSPNVAKPMHVGHIRSTVIGDALARVLRFLGDRVITDNHIGDWGAQFGMIIYGYKHFVDEAALAKAIVPELTRLYKLVNQLIEHHDAQRRGIPDLRAKIAEREAGLAELEAVEPTGDKKADKQAAKKLKAAQAQLAGLRGELASLEEKVAAVEGDPKLAKLAADHPNIGKDAIGETAKLHAGDAENRDLWDRFLPACLDEINATYDRLGVTFDHTLGESFYQPLLAKVVDDLAAKGLATESDGAMCVFTEGHEAPFIVRKQDGAFLYATTDLATIQYRMNEWAPDALLYVVDHRQSQHFDQLFATARKWGYEDLELQHVAFGTVMDEKSRPFKTRTGASVGLMSLLDEAVDRARTIADKSEVLTSEGERQEVAERIGIGAIKYADLAHNRTSDYVFSYDKMLAMNGNTAAYMQYSCARVRGIFSRGGVDIQALRGAGAKIQFSAPAERALGVALLRFSEALERVAADYRPNHLTAYLFDLASCYSEFFVNCPVLKAESDELRDSRLLLCDLVGRTIELGLGLLGIRTVERM from the coding sequence ATGAATCTGCTTCGCGAAATCCGTACCCGCTTCTCGACGGCGCTCAAGCCGCTGGCTGACGATCCTGCGCCGCTGCTGGAGTTGATCCTGCCGAGCAAGGACGCCAAGTTCGGCGACTACCAGGCCAACTGCGCGATGCCCCTCGCCAAGCAGTTGGGCCGCAAGCCGCGCGAGGTGGCGGACGAGATCATCGGCCGGCTCGACCTGTCCGACATGTGCGACCCGCCGGAGGTGGCGGGCCCCGGGTTCATCAACCTGCGCGTGAAGGACGCCTACCTGCTCGAACAGCTCGCGGCCGCCAGCCGCGATGCCGAACGGCTGGGCGTGGAGCAGACCGATGCGCCGCGGACCATCGTGCTCGACTTCTCTTCGCCGAACGTCGCGAAGCCGATGCACGTGGGCCACATCCGCTCGACCGTCATCGGCGACGCGCTCGCCCGTGTGCTGCGGTTCCTCGGCGACCGGGTGATCACCGACAACCACATCGGCGACTGGGGCGCCCAGTTCGGCATGATCATCTACGGGTACAAGCACTTCGTCGACGAGGCGGCGCTCGCCAAGGCGATCGTTCCCGAGCTGACCCGGTTGTACAAACTGGTCAACCAGCTGATCGAGCACCACGACGCGCAGCGTCGCGGCATCCCCGACCTGCGGGCCAAGATCGCCGAACGCGAGGCCGGGCTCGCCGAGCTGGAAGCCGTCGAGCCGACCGGCGACAAGAAGGCCGACAAGCAGGCTGCCAAGAAGCTGAAGGCCGCTCAGGCGCAGCTCGCGGGGCTGCGGGGCGAGCTGGCCTCACTGGAAGAAAAAGTGGCCGCCGTGGAAGGCGACCCGAAGCTCGCCAAGCTGGCCGCCGACCACCCGAACATCGGCAAGGACGCCATCGGCGAGACCGCCAAGCTCCACGCCGGAGACGCCGAGAACCGCGACCTGTGGGACCGGTTCCTGCCCGCGTGCCTGGACGAGATCAACGCCACGTACGACCGGCTCGGCGTCACATTCGACCACACGCTCGGCGAGAGCTTCTACCAGCCGCTGCTGGCGAAGGTGGTCGACGACCTGGCCGCCAAGGGCCTGGCGACCGAGAGCGACGGCGCGATGTGCGTGTTCACCGAGGGCCACGAGGCGCCGTTCATCGTCCGTAAGCAGGACGGCGCGTTCCTCTATGCCACGACCGACCTGGCGACCATCCAGTACCGGATGAACGAGTGGGCGCCCGACGCGCTGCTGTACGTGGTGGACCACCGGCAGAGCCAGCACTTCGACCAGCTGTTCGCCACCGCCCGCAAGTGGGGCTACGAAGACTTGGAGCTGCAGCACGTCGCGTTCGGCACCGTGATGGATGAGAAATCCCGGCCGTTCAAGACCCGCACCGGCGCATCGGTTGGACTGATGAGCCTGCTGGACGAAGCGGTTGACCGCGCCCGGACGATCGCCGACAAGAGCGAGGTGCTCACGTCCGAAGGCGAGCGGCAGGAGGTGGCCGAGCGGATCGGCATCGGCGCCATCAAGTACGCCGACCTGGCGCACAACCGGACCAGCGACTACGTGTTCAGCTACGACAAGATGCTCGCGATGAACGGCAACACCGCCGCGTACATGCAGTACTCGTGCGCCCGGGTGCGCGGGATTTTTTCCCGCGGCGGGGTCGACATCCAGGCGCTCCGCGGCGCCGGCGCCAAGATCCAGTTTTCCGCTCCGGCCGAGCGGGCGCTGGGCGTTGCGCTGCTGCGATTCTCCGAGGCGCTCGAACGCGTGGCGGCCGACTATCGCCCCAACCACCTGACCGCCTACCTGTTCGACCTGGCGAGCTGCTACTCCGAATTCTTCGTCAACTGCCCGGTGCTGAAGGCCGAGTCCGACGAGCTGCGCGACAGCCGACTGCTGCTGTGCGACCTGGTGGGGCGGACGATCGAGCTTGGCCTGGGGCTGCTTGGCATTCGTACCGTGGAGCGGATGTAA
- the rsfS gene encoding ribosome silencing factor: MAAAKAAHDNRGTDIVLLDMRELTPVFDYFLLVTGSSRRQLHAISEEIDHVLEHDLGDARMGIEGYRESRWILLDYGNLVVHMFDEEVRGFYALEELWSGATRVPLPWDEPADEAEKE; encoded by the coding sequence ATGGCCGCCGCCAAGGCCGCCCACGACAACCGGGGGACGGACATCGTGCTGCTGGACATGCGCGAGCTGACGCCGGTGTTCGACTACTTCCTGCTGGTCACCGGCTCGAGCCGACGGCAGCTGCACGCGATCAGCGAAGAAATCGACCACGTGCTGGAGCACGACCTGGGCGACGCCCGTATGGGCATCGAGGGCTACCGTGAGAGCCGGTGGATCCTGCTGGACTACGGCAACCTGGTGGTGCACATGTTCGACGAAGAGGTCCGCGGCTTCTACGCCCTGGAGGAGCTCTGGTCCGGCGCCACGCGCGTGCCGCTGCCGTGGGACGAGCCCGCAGACGAGGCGGAAAAAGAATAG
- the bcp gene encoding thioredoxin-dependent thiol peroxidase — MSDTPWVEAGDKAPAFTLTSDAGEKVQLTALKGQPVVLYFYPKDDTPGCTREACAFRDQAKPLAKLGAVVLGVSPDDVASHEKFRDKYKLNFPLLADPDHKIAEKYGAWREKNMYGKKSMGVQRSTFLIDAAGKVAKVWKRVKVDGHDQQVLDALGELPK; from the coding sequence ATGAGCGACACTCCCTGGGTCGAGGCTGGCGACAAAGCGCCAGCGTTCACACTGACATCCGACGCGGGCGAAAAGGTTCAGCTGACCGCGCTGAAGGGCCAGCCCGTGGTGCTGTACTTCTACCCCAAAGACGACACCCCCGGCTGCACCCGCGAGGCGTGCGCCTTCCGCGACCAAGCCAAGCCTCTCGCCAAGCTGGGGGCCGTGGTGCTCGGCGTCAGCCCGGACGACGTCGCGAGTCACGAGAAGTTCCGCGACAAGTACAAGCTGAATTTCCCCTTGCTCGCGGACCCGGACCACAAGATCGCCGAGAAATACGGCGCCTGGCGGGAGAAGAACATGTACGGGAAGAAGTCGATGGGCGTCCAGCGAAGCACCTTTCTGATTGACGCGGCTGGCAAGGTGGCCAAAGTATGGAAACGGGTTAAGGTGGATGGACACGATCAGCAGGTCCTCGACGCGTTGGGCGAACTGCCGAAATAA
- a CDS encoding lipopolysaccharide biosynthesis protein, with the protein MPRQVDYFCSDAIRQDLKGKTVRGGVVSGIGQVIRIAIGLAAVPILTRLLDPTAFGLLAMVAFFTNFAAMFVDAGMSMATVQRDQISHRQVTNLFWLSSALGLAIAVVVAALAPGIAWFYGEPRLTAITCALALSYLLSGLAVQHQALLRRAMQFKELAVANVASMAMAQVAAVGWAFRFRDTALDYWALVLIPLVSAAVRLVLLWWYCAWRPGWPAREAGTGGLVTFGANLTGFNFVNYFARNLDNLLIGWWWGGAALGFYDRAYRLMMIPLQQINSPLTGVVVPALSRLAGEPERYRRAYTWTMERILLIACPMMAYIGVAAPWVAVVYLGEDFAASGPILQWLSVAALWQTLSASVGWLFISQGRDREMLRWGCIHSLLVAGSFVAGAPFGAVGVAKAYALVFNLACLPLAFWMIGRSGQVRARDLVNLMWRVAPAPLAVALVTGGVRLALPQAPPVRLLLISLGCAAVAWAIAVLSTEVGRTAARELAASLRQTQAKLRHGIWPGGSR; encoded by the coding sequence GTGCCCCGCCAAGTCGACTACTTCTGCAGCGACGCGATACGCCAGGACCTGAAGGGCAAGACCGTGCGGGGCGGGGTTGTCTCGGGCATCGGGCAGGTGATTCGCATCGCCATTGGCCTCGCGGCGGTCCCAATCCTGACGAGGCTGCTCGACCCGACGGCCTTTGGCCTGTTGGCGATGGTGGCGTTCTTCACGAACTTCGCCGCGATGTTTGTCGACGCCGGGATGTCGATGGCGACCGTCCAGCGCGACCAGATCTCCCACCGGCAGGTCACCAACTTGTTCTGGCTGTCGTCGGCGCTCGGCCTGGCCATCGCCGTCGTGGTCGCGGCGTTGGCGCCAGGGATCGCGTGGTTCTACGGCGAGCCCAGGCTGACCGCGATTACCTGCGCGCTGGCGCTCTCCTACCTGCTCAGCGGGTTGGCAGTCCAGCACCAGGCGCTGCTGCGGCGGGCGATGCAGTTCAAGGAGTTGGCGGTCGCCAACGTCGCCTCGATGGCGATGGCGCAGGTCGCCGCGGTCGGGTGGGCCTTCCGGTTCCGCGACACCGCACTCGACTACTGGGCGTTGGTGCTCATCCCGCTGGTCTCAGCGGCGGTGCGTCTGGTGCTGCTGTGGTGGTATTGCGCGTGGCGGCCGGGGTGGCCCGCACGGGAAGCGGGAACCGGTGGCCTGGTCACGTTCGGCGCCAACCTGACGGGCTTCAACTTCGTGAACTACTTCGCGCGGAACCTCGACAACCTGCTCATCGGGTGGTGGTGGGGAGGCGCTGCGCTCGGCTTCTACGACCGGGCGTACCGCCTGATGATGATCCCGCTGCAGCAGATCAACAGCCCCCTGACCGGCGTGGTGGTGCCCGCACTAAGCCGCCTCGCCGGAGAACCCGAACGCTACCGGCGGGCGTACACGTGGACGATGGAGCGGATCCTGCTGATTGCGTGCCCGATGATGGCCTACATCGGCGTCGCCGCCCCCTGGGTGGCGGTTGTCTATCTCGGCGAGGACTTCGCCGCGTCCGGGCCGATCCTGCAGTGGCTGTCGGTGGCCGCCTTGTGGCAGACCCTCTCGGCCTCAGTCGGATGGCTGTTCATAAGCCAAGGGCGAGACCGCGAGATGCTGCGGTGGGGGTGCATCCACTCGCTGCTGGTCGCCGGCTCGTTTGTGGCGGGGGCGCCCTTCGGCGCCGTCGGGGTGGCGAAGGCGTACGCCCTGGTCTTCAACCTGGCGTGCCTGCCGCTGGCTTTCTGGATGATCGGCAGGTCCGGTCAGGTTCGCGCACGCGACCTAGTCAACCTCATGTGGAGAGTGGCGCCCGCGCCGCTGGCGGTGGCGTTGGTGACCGGCGGCGTCCGGCTTGCGCTCCCGCAAGCGCCGCCGGTGCGGCTGTTGCTGATCTCGCTCGGGTGCGCAGCGGTCGCGTGGGCGATCGCGGTGCTGAGCACCGAGGTAGGCAGGACGGCGGCCCGGGAGCTGGCGGCGAGCCTCCGCCAGACGCAAGCAAAGCTCCGTCACGGGATCTGGCCTGGGGGGAGTCGGTAG
- a CDS encoding Coenzyme F420 hydrogenase/dehydrogenase, beta subunit C-terminal domain: MNHKQQPPNHTPSESPSGGLAAAVTRQQVVASGCCIGCGACAAASPTLHHIELNPYGELQAIGADADDPKFAVVCPFSGDGPDEDAIAASLYGSPATARDDQIGYYRACYAGAVAEGDFRDRGSSGGMGSWIVTQLLSSGEVDGVVHVKEQTQSDGDAKFAYAISRTPAEVRQGAKSRYYPVEMSQVLAEMIATPGRYAVVGIPCFIKAVRRLALENEELAARVAYCVAIVCGHLKSAAFADAIAWEMGVPPGELAGIDFRHKLEGRKASQYGVRVSTRSGEELVRPMEGLVTKDWGIGLFKYPACDMCDDVVGETADISIGDAWLPGFEDDARGANVVVVRNARLGEIVERGVRDGKLQFTPLAAADVARSQAGGFRHRRLGLAYRLWLRQRQGRWSPAKRVEPSDRGMDARQKAIFELRMEIVSGGREAFRKARESGRFERFLEWFRPVESRYRALYQKPFHQRVIGAAKARLRRLLS, from the coding sequence ATGAATCACAAGCAGCAACCGCCGAACCACACCCCGAGCGAGTCGCCTAGCGGCGGTCTCGCCGCGGCCGTCACACGCCAGCAGGTCGTGGCCAGCGGCTGCTGCATCGGCTGCGGCGCCTGCGCGGCGGCATCGCCGACGCTGCACCATATCGAGCTGAACCCCTACGGCGAGTTGCAGGCGATCGGCGCCGACGCCGACGACCCCAAGTTCGCCGTGGTCTGCCCCTTCTCCGGCGACGGGCCGGACGAGGACGCGATCGCGGCGTCCCTCTACGGATCGCCCGCCACGGCGCGGGACGATCAGATCGGCTACTACCGCGCCTGCTACGCCGGCGCTGTCGCCGAAGGCGATTTCCGCGACCGTGGGAGCTCGGGCGGCATGGGGAGCTGGATCGTGACCCAGCTGCTGAGCTCGGGCGAGGTCGACGGCGTGGTGCACGTGAAGGAGCAAACGCAATCCGACGGCGATGCGAAGTTTGCCTACGCGATCTCACGGACCCCGGCCGAGGTTCGGCAGGGCGCTAAGTCCCGCTACTACCCGGTTGAGATGTCGCAGGTGCTGGCGGAGATGATCGCCACGCCCGGCCGCTACGCGGTGGTGGGGATCCCCTGCTTCATCAAAGCGGTGCGGCGGCTGGCCCTGGAGAATGAAGAGCTGGCCGCGCGGGTCGCGTACTGCGTCGCGATTGTGTGTGGGCACCTGAAGAGCGCGGCGTTCGCCGACGCGATCGCCTGGGAGATGGGCGTTCCGCCGGGCGAGCTGGCGGGCATCGACTTCCGGCACAAGCTCGAGGGCCGGAAGGCCAGCCAGTACGGCGTGCGCGTCAGCACGAGAAGCGGCGAGGAGCTGGTGCGGCCGATGGAGGGACTGGTCACCAAGGATTGGGGAATCGGCCTCTTCAAGTACCCTGCGTGCGACATGTGCGACGACGTCGTCGGAGAGACAGCCGACATCTCCATCGGCGACGCGTGGCTGCCTGGTTTCGAGGACGACGCACGCGGCGCCAATGTGGTGGTGGTGCGCAACGCCCGACTCGGGGAGATCGTCGAGCGGGGCGTGCGTGACGGCAAGCTGCAGTTCACTCCCCTGGCCGCCGCCGACGTGGCGCGATCCCAGGCGGGCGGCTTCAGGCACCGACGCCTTGGGCTGGCCTACCGATTGTGGCTGCGTCAGCGGCAGGGCCGGTGGTCCCCGGCCAAGCGGGTCGAGCCGTCGGACCGGGGGATGGACGCCCGCCAGAAGGCGATCTTTGAGCTGCGGATGGAGATCGTAAGCGGCGGTCGTGAAGCCTTCCGAAAGGCGAGAGAAAGCGGTCGGTTCGAGCGCTTCCTCGAGTGGTTCCGACCGGTCGAATCGCGGTACCGCGCCCTTTATCAGAAGCCTTTCCACCAACGAGTCATCGGAGCCGCCAAGGCGCGGCTCAGACGCCTGCTGAGTTAG
- a CDS encoding polysaccharide pyruvyl transferase family protein, translating to MSIVLSGCNGFRNRGVEALIAPSVAELHKRFPGGEVTVLSGQPAYDETRDVDAAFVLDPFIGKVRSLPVRRVGAGIAPRVFRSEARAISAIRAADAVIASGGDNFSSDYGDFRMHLEPLKVAQKAGKATFMLAQSVGPFKSDEQRNHFCSVAKAVSLITVRESRSYDYVTKDLGLPSDRVHLTADPAFLLQPSGEDRVQRLLRRYGVDPAAPYVTIAMSRGIARFPGLTTSGAETAQTHLAVLGRLVRHVLDELGAQVLLIPHVQETLPKNNDLILAEEIVDALEDDRIRVAWGDHSAADFKGLIAAATLNVAERMHAAIAGVSTATPTMVVRYSVKADGIIGDLLGASAREDGAIVPFEEYLRGEGAGAVETFQNAWDNRGKLRETLEAKLPEVRRLSESNYDLFQEVLSSGGRG from the coding sequence ATGTCGATCGTTCTGTCTGGCTGCAACGGCTTCAGGAACCGAGGCGTCGAAGCGCTCATCGCGCCCAGCGTGGCGGAGCTCCACAAGCGCTTCCCCGGGGGGGAGGTCACGGTGTTGAGCGGGCAGCCGGCCTACGACGAAACCCGCGATGTCGACGCGGCCTTCGTGCTCGACCCGTTTATTGGGAAGGTTCGGTCGCTCCCCGTCCGGCGGGTGGGCGCCGGAATCGCGCCGCGCGTCTTCCGCTCAGAGGCCAGGGCGATCAGCGCGATCCGCGCCGCGGACGCGGTGATCGCCTCCGGCGGCGACAACTTCTCGTCCGACTACGGCGACTTCCGCATGCACCTCGAGCCGCTGAAGGTCGCGCAGAAGGCCGGCAAGGCCACGTTCATGCTCGCGCAGTCGGTGGGGCCCTTCAAGAGCGACGAGCAGCGCAACCACTTCTGCTCCGTGGCCAAGGCCGTGTCGCTGATCACTGTGCGGGAGAGCAGGTCCTACGACTATGTCACGAAGGACCTGGGGCTGCCGTCTGACCGGGTGCACCTCACGGCCGACCCCGCGTTCCTGCTGCAGCCGTCCGGGGAAGACCGCGTGCAGAGGCTCCTGCGTCGGTACGGCGTCGACCCCGCCGCGCCCTACGTGACGATCGCGATGAGCCGCGGGATCGCCAGGTTCCCAGGGCTGACGACCAGCGGCGCCGAGACGGCTCAGACGCACCTCGCCGTGCTCGGCCGGTTGGTCCGGCACGTGCTTGATGAGCTGGGGGCGCAGGTGCTGCTGATCCCGCACGTGCAGGAGACCCTGCCCAAGAACAACGACCTGATCCTCGCTGAGGAGATCGTCGACGCGTTAGAAGACGATCGCATCCGCGTCGCCTGGGGCGACCACTCGGCAGCCGACTTCAAGGGGCTGATCGCGGCGGCGACGCTGAACGTGGCGGAACGCATGCACGCGGCGATCGCGGGCGTCTCAACCGCGACGCCAACCATGGTGGTGCGCTACTCCGTGAAGGCCGACGGCATCATCGGCGACCTGCTCGGCGCGAGCGCCCGGGAGGACGGCGCGATCGTCCCGTTCGAGGAGTACCTGCGGGGCGAAGGGGCTGGCGCCGTCGAAACATTCCAGAACGCGTGGGACAACCGCGGGAAGCTCCGCGAGACCCTGGAGGCGAAGCTGCCCGAAGTGCGCCGCCTGTCGGAGTCGAACTACGACCTCTTCCAAGAGGTCCTCAGCAGTGGCGGGAGGGGGTGA
- a CDS encoding glycosyltransferase family 2 protein produces MRISVVIPTYNRAHLLRGCLESALGQTRPADGVVLVDDGSTDDTDAVAAEYGDRIVYIRQENAGPGAARNNGAAHASGDFIAFLDSDDSWAPWTLEYVAAAISEHNPRLLLLTPDILADPSDWRCDDKQPLVARGYPDFLAAAKHGLYCGSNVMVVHRERMLEVGGFHPSLKCAEDQVLVLRMGVDPGFCQIVSPPLVGVLRHEVSLMESCDGIVGGLNYLIDAEQKGEFPGGAERRSDRRDYLTFLMRGLTHRLIKQGHPREARRLYRRVFGWNLQRLRFRYLLGLPLLSILPVKRK; encoded by the coding sequence GTGCGTATCTCTGTCGTGATCCCAACCTACAACCGCGCGCACCTGCTGCGCGGCTGCCTGGAGTCCGCGCTCGGTCAGACACGGCCCGCCGATGGGGTGGTGCTGGTGGACGACGGGTCGACCGACGACACCGACGCGGTGGCCGCGGAGTACGGCGACCGCATCGTGTACATCCGGCAGGAGAACGCCGGGCCCGGCGCGGCGCGGAACAACGGCGCCGCCCACGCCAGCGGAGACTTCATCGCGTTCCTCGACAGCGACGACTCCTGGGCGCCATGGACCCTCGAGTACGTCGCGGCGGCGATCAGCGAACACAACCCCCGCCTGCTGCTCCTGACGCCCGACATCCTCGCCGATCCGAGCGACTGGCGGTGCGACGACAAGCAGCCCCTCGTGGCGCGTGGATACCCCGACTTCCTGGCCGCCGCGAAGCACGGTCTGTACTGCGGATCCAACGTGATGGTGGTGCACCGGGAGCGGATGCTGGAGGTCGGCGGGTTCCACCCGTCGCTGAAGTGCGCGGAGGACCAGGTGCTGGTGCTGCGCATGGGGGTCGACCCGGGGTTCTGCCAGATCGTGTCGCCCCCGCTGGTCGGCGTGCTGCGGCACGAGGTGAGCCTGATGGAATCGTGCGACGGGATCGTCGGCGGCCTCAACTACCTGATCGACGCGGAGCAGAAGGGCGAGTTTCCCGGCGGCGCCGAACGGCGTAGCGACCGCCGCGACTACCTGACGTTCCTTATGCGGGGCCTGACCCACCGCCTCATCAAGCAGGGGCACCCACGCGAGGCCCGCCGGCTGTATCGGCGCGTGTTCGGGTGGAACCTCCAGCGGCTCCGCTTCAGGTACCTGCTCGGTTTGCCCCTGCTGTCGATCCTGCCAGTCAAACGAAAGTGA
- a CDS encoding glycosyltransferase family 4 protein, with product MITPENVAMLVKGDEVYGIGTIERLYAEGWPGMTFVCMSRGYTHDWLVEHGARVELVEGLAAFRDGNSVRAVTTAPLAMRQAKRDARRVHALLSGRGVKIVHTQWKPQQMIAGHMRRLGYKSVWQINNNMKPQRLGGLGGVLSHRFARWGADLLMPASDFIAANWRGCGVRAVTIRNAAPKLFDQLSPVPDAPPTRCLVAGRLQESKGHHTAVEAVIAARERGHDVRLDIFGGPLEENAYADGLRRRIAGAGAEDAITFQGFCTDLRERHQSYHLGLQCRIDPEPCSLWVCETMVDGLPLLASATGGTPELVADGDTGRLYPAGDADALAGLLSELAADPAELARMREAAYRRGQEQFLNTRMLDQTLEAYNSLF from the coding sequence ATGATCACGCCTGAAAACGTCGCAATGCTCGTCAAAGGCGACGAGGTCTACGGCATCGGCACCATCGAGCGGCTCTACGCCGAGGGGTGGCCGGGGATGACCTTCGTCTGCATGAGCCGTGGCTACACGCACGACTGGCTGGTGGAGCACGGCGCCCGGGTGGAGCTGGTCGAGGGGCTCGCCGCGTTCCGCGACGGCAACTCGGTCCGCGCTGTCACCACGGCGCCGCTCGCGATGCGGCAGGCCAAACGCGATGCGCGGCGGGTCCACGCGTTGCTCAGCGGCCGGGGCGTCAAGATCGTCCACACCCAGTGGAAGCCGCAGCAGATGATCGCGGGGCACATGCGTCGGCTGGGATACAAGTCGGTCTGGCAGATCAATAACAACATGAAGCCGCAGCGGCTTGGCGGTCTGGGCGGCGTGCTCAGCCACCGGTTTGCGCGCTGGGGCGCCGACCTGCTGATGCCTGCCAGCGACTTTATCGCGGCCAACTGGCGCGGCTGCGGGGTCCGAGCGGTCACGATCCGCAACGCGGCGCCGAAGCTGTTCGACCAGCTGTCGCCCGTGCCCGACGCGCCGCCCACCCGCTGCCTGGTGGCGGGCAGGCTGCAGGAGAGCAAGGGGCACCACACCGCGGTCGAGGCGGTGATCGCCGCGCGCGAGCGCGGGCACGACGTGCGGCTGGATATCTTCGGCGGGCCGTTGGAGGAGAACGCTTATGCGGACGGGCTGCGCCGGCGGATCGCCGGCGCCGGCGCCGAAGACGCCATTACCTTCCAAGGGTTCTGCACCGATCTCCGCGAGCGGCACCAGTCGTACCACCTGGGGCTGCAGTGCCGCATCGACCCAGAGCCCTGCAGCCTGTGGGTGTGCGAGACAATGGTCGACGGCCTGCCGCTGCTGGCTTCGGCGACCGGCGGCACGCCCGAGCTGGTGGCCGACGGCGACACCGGCCGGCTGTACCCCGCCGGCGACGCCGACGCGCTAGCCGGACTGCTGTCGGAACTCGCCGCTGACCCGGCCGAGCTGGCCCGGATGCGCGAGGCCGCCTACCGCCGGGGCCAGGAGCAGTTCCTCAACACGCGGATGCTCGACCAGACACTCGAAGCCTACAACTCGCTCTTCTAG
- a CDS encoding cation transporter — MFALLLVLAVAAEPQAKAPAPKPLPPGQLMVQLDTLHCPSCAKQISRNLYRTPGVMRVRADLKKDQIWITAQPKKQLDLARVWQATQLKDAKPVELRIGARTFVAKDFEKKVEKTAQRPTRQN; from the coding sequence ATGTTTGCTCTGCTGCTCGTGCTAGCGGTCGCCGCCGAACCCCAAGCCAAGGCGCCCGCGCCCAAGCCGCTGCCGCCCGGCCAGCTGATGGTGCAGCTCGACACGCTGCACTGCCCGAGCTGCGCGAAGCAGATCTCGCGGAACCTGTACCGCACGCCCGGCGTGATGCGCGTCCGCGCGGACCTGAAGAAGGACCAGATCTGGATCACGGCCCAGCCCAAGAAGCAGCTGGACCTGGCCCGCGTGTGGCAGGCCACCCAGCTGAAGGACGCCAAGCCCGTCGAGCTGCGGATCGGCGCCCGGACGTTCGTGGCGAAGGACTTCGAGAAGAAGGTGGAGAAGACGGCGCAGCGCCCCACCCGCCAGAACTAG